A single region of the Anaerococcus urinomassiliensis genome encodes:
- a CDS encoding IS110 family RNA-guided transposase: MFYIGVDIAKNNHEASIIDSNGKLVSESFSFSNSIRGLEKFQKFISSFSIDSNNCIIGMEATGHYWLSLYSFLIDLGFSCVVINPIQSDAFRKMYIRQTKNDSVDSFVIAQILRFGEFSVSHFSDEDTFALRNLSRFRFALVDEASDWKRKLVAILDQVFPEYSSLFSNIYGVASKELLSKFPLPEDMISIPADELAKMLSKCSKGHFGLDKAKEIQEKASNSFGVKFALKSFSFQIKQIIAQISFLEDQIADIEDEISSMINSLCPVITSITGIGDILGGAIFSEIGDISRFERANQLVAYAGLDVAVKQSGNFNATDTKISKRGSPYLRRAIWLAASVAAFKDPALSVYYQKLRQRGKAHGTAIGAVARKLTNIIFAVLRDNKTYVPNI; encoded by the coding sequence ATGTTTTACATTGGTGTTGATATTGCAAAGAACAACCACGAAGCCTCAATAATTGATTCTAATGGGAAACTTGTTTCTGAGTCTTTTTCTTTCTCTAATTCTATTAGGGGTTTAGAGAAGTTTCAGAAATTTATTTCCTCTTTTTCGATTGATTCTAACAATTGTATTATTGGTATGGAAGCTACTGGGCATTATTGGCTTTCTCTTTATTCTTTCTTGATTGATTTAGGTTTTTCTTGTGTTGTTATTAATCCCATTCAGTCTGATGCTTTTAGAAAGATGTATATTAGACAGACTAAGAATGATTCTGTTGATTCTTTTGTTATTGCTCAAATTCTTAGGTTTGGTGAGTTTTCTGTTTCTCATTTTTCTGATGAGGATACTTTTGCTTTAAGAAATCTTTCTAGGTTTAGGTTTGCTCTTGTTGATGAAGCTTCTGATTGGAAAAGAAAGCTTGTTGCTATTTTAGATCAGGTTTTCCCTGAGTATTCTTCGCTTTTTTCTAATATTTATGGTGTTGCTTCTAAAGAGCTTTTGAGTAAGTTCCCTTTACCTGAAGATATGATTTCTATTCCTGCTGATGAGCTTGCTAAGATGTTGTCTAAGTGTAGTAAGGGGCACTTTGGCCTTGATAAGGCTAAAGAAATTCAAGAGAAGGCTTCTAATTCTTTTGGTGTTAAGTTTGCTTTGAAGTCTTTTTCTTTTCAAATTAAACAGATTATTGCTCAAATTTCTTTTCTTGAAGATCAGATAGCTGATATTGAAGATGAAATTTCTTCTATGATTAATTCTTTATGCCCTGTTATTACTTCTATCACTGGTATTGGCGATATCTTAGGTGGTGCTATTTTCTCAGAAATTGGTGATATTTCTCGTTTTGAGAGAGCTAACCAGTTAGTTGCTTATGCTGGTTTAGATGTTGCTGTTAAGCAATCTGGTAATTTTAATGCAACCGATACGAAGATTTCTAAGCGTGGCTCTCCTTATCTTAGACGTGCTATTTGGCTTGCTGCTAGTGTAGCTGCCTTTAAGGACCCTGCTTTGTCTGTTTACTATCAAAAACTTAGACAAAGGGGTAAGGCTCATGGTACAGCTATTGGTGCTGTTGCTAGAAAACTTACTAACATAATTTTTGCAGTTTTAAGAGATAACAAAACTTACGTACCGAATATTTAG